From Cannabis sativa cultivar Pink pepper isolate KNU-18-1 chromosome 8, ASM2916894v1, whole genome shotgun sequence, a single genomic window includes:
- the LOC133030281 gene encoding protein CYSTEINE-RICH TRANSMEMBRANE MODULE 9, protein MSSAQPSVSSYSAGQGPYVAPPPAGYPTMDASAAVGQPQNRVETKSKGDGFWKGCCAAICCCCMLDACF, encoded by the exons ATGAGTTCTGCTCAGCCATCAG TTTCATCTTATTCCGCCGGACAAGGCCCATATGTGGCTCCACCACCGGCTGGTTATCCCACCATGGACGCCTCTGCTGCTGTTGGGCAACCCCAAAACAGAGTTGAAACCAAATCCAAGGGAGATGGCTTCTGGAAAGGATG TTGTGCTGCCATATGCTGCTGTTGTATGTTGGACGCATGCTTCTGA